CGCTTGCCTCGGCAATAGAGCCGAGCGCCAGCAATGGCAGTAAGAATGTCATTTGTTTCATCGAGTGTTCCCTGTAGGTTTGTGGTGTGTCAATTGACTTTAACTAACAATGAAACTTGGCGGGGTGAACCGACGACCTCCCGATTTTGATAGACCGAGGTAAAGCCTGACTAAGTCAAAAAGCTAAGAAGTCTTGCCGCAAGGCACGTAGTCAGTTGCCTAAACTCAAAAGTCGATTTCGACATATTTAGACAACTAAAAGTCGCGGGACTTATAACAATGGAAAATGAATTCAAAATTAAAATTGTGGGAAATCTCACATTTTTAGTGTCATTTAATTGATTTCTTTCCAGTTAGCATGGCTTTGATTAAGTGTTCGTTGTGCGCTCTACCAGAAACAAAGACGCCCACTACGTGTAAGGCAATTAGGACCAGCATAAAATTGGTTGCCCCTTCATGAATTTCCTCCCAAAATTCTTCATCTTGGCTTTGCGTTTCTGCTTTTCCATCCTCTTCGTCGTCTTCTTCCGCATGGGCAGCGCTAATCAAACTTAGTGTTGTTGGATTGGCAGCCAGCGGACCTCGGCCTTCTTCTATCGCATATACTTTCAAGCCGCTGACCGTCACAACCAGCAACGTTGAGAGCAATGCCATGACCATCCAGCCGCCCAAAGGATTGTGGCCGACATAATGTTTCGCGGAGCCTGCGCGCAGTTCGCGAATATAGCGGTAAACAGTTCCGGGAGAACGGACAAAGTCGCTAAATCGGGCATGGCGGCTGCCGATGATTCCCCACAGAATGCGGAAGATAATCAGACCCAAAACCGTGTAACCGGCGTAAATATGCCAAGCGTTTTCTTCCTCGCTGGTGAAATAGGCCACAGTAAAGGCAACGACCAGCGACCAGTGAAAAATACGGATAAAAATGTCCCAGACCGCTACGGTGTGTTGGTTATTCATGTGGTTTACCTCGGCATGCTTAGTTGCAGATGTAGCTAGTGTAGGAAACCGAGATAAATCCAATCTTAAAAGTTCGGGGTTAAAATACCCTTACTCCGAGTAACTCTTTGAAACCAACCATTGTTATGACTCAACTATGCGACTATTGCTGGTAGAAGACGATCCAGGCCTGTCCCGATCTTTAAAAGCCGATCTGGAAAGAGCCGGGTTTGCGGTCGATTTGGCCATGGATGGTGAGAATGGCGAGTTTTTGGGCATGACTGAATCCTACGATATTGTCATCCTGGATTTAGGCTTGCCGAAAATGCCCGGACTGGAAGTGCTGCGACGATGGCGGCAAGCGGGTAATCATGTGCCAGTCATTGTGCTGACGGCCAGGGACGCCTGGCATGAAAAAGTCGACGGCTTTAAAGTGGGCGCCGACGACTATCTAGGCAAACCGTTTCATATCGAGGAGTTACAGGCACGCATCCAGGCCCTGTTAAAGCGTATGCACGGGATGATGCAGCCGCAACTGTGCGGTTGCGGCGTGGCCT
The window above is part of the Methylomonas sp. ZR1 genome. Proteins encoded here:
- a CDS encoding cytochrome b/b6 domain-containing protein; the protein is MNNQHTVAVWDIFIRIFHWSLVVAFTVAYFTSEEENAWHIYAGYTVLGLIIFRILWGIIGSRHARFSDFVRSPGTVYRYIRELRAGSAKHYVGHNPLGGWMVMALLSTLLVVTVSGLKVYAIEEGRGPLAANPTTLSLISAAHAEEDDEEDGKAETQSQDEEFWEEIHEGATNFMLVLIALHVVGVFVSGRAHNEHLIKAMLTGKKSIK
- a CDS encoding response regulator transcription factor produces the protein MRLLLVEDDPGLSRSLKADLERAGFAVDLAMDGENGEFLGMTESYDIVILDLGLPKMPGLEVLRRWRQAGNHVPVIVLTARDAWHEKVDGFKVGADDYLGKPFHIEELQARIQALLKRMHGMMQPQLCGCGVALDEDRQTVSVDGAEHVELTAIEFRLLRYFMLHPGKLLTKTHLLEHVYECDGDPASNVIEVYINRLRRKLGKDLIATRRGQGYIFGDKL